In Candidatus Methanosphaera massiliense, the following are encoded in one genomic region:
- a CDS encoding coenzyme F420-0:L-glutamate ligase has product MNYKTIPIKTEYIQPGEGYDKLVKNIASSCQDNDYIIISETPISTAEGNLLNETEYKPGILAYLLTELWSKYLWGYILCPLLGYKQRTIKNLRRMPSEARNHKQLILEEYGLKYALQPTAEAGVDLSNVPGQYVSPLPVNPSASARTIKNEVKQIAGKDVHIIIIDTDATYTFHDKKFTTLPQSINSIHNGTGVFGYILRRFSEKLGPTILASTIDCDTDKLIKLGNIAEKCQVDNSENFFETIYNMKSVFNTDYDNITINMLNTVTHIPCVIIRFE; this is encoded by the coding sequence ATGAACTACAAAACAATACCTATAAAAACAGAATATATTCAGCCTGGTGAAGGTTACGATAAATTAGTTAAAAACATAGCTTCATCTTGTCAGGATAATGATTATATTATTATTAGTGAAACACCTATTTCTACAGCTGAAGGTAATTTACTTAATGAAACTGAGTATAAACCAGGTATTTTAGCTTATTTACTAACAGAATTATGGAGTAAATATTTATGGGGTTATATTCTATGTCCTCTTCTAGGTTACAAACAAAGAACAATAAAGAATCTTAGAAGAATGCCCTCTGAAGCCCGTAATCATAAACAATTAATATTAGAAGAGTATGGACTAAAATATGCACTTCAACCTACTGCAGAGGCTGGTGTTGATTTAAGTAATGTTCCTGGCCAATATGTTTCACCATTACCAGTTAATCCATCAGCAAGTGCCCGTACTATTAAGAATGAAGTTAAACAAATAGCAGGTAAAGATGTTCATATAATAATAATTGATACAGATGCAACATACACATTTCATGATAAAAAATTCACTACATTACCCCAATCTATTAATAGTATACATAATGGTACTGGAGTGTTTGGATATATTTTAAGAAGATTCTCAGAAAAGTTAGGTCCGACAATTCTTGCTTCAACAATTGATTGTGATACCGATAAACTAATAAAACTTGGTAATATCGCAGAAAAATGTCAAGTTGATAATAGTGAAAACTTCTTTGAAACAATATATAATATGAAGTCTGTTTTTAACACAGATTATGATAATATCACTATAAACATGCTAAATACAGTTACCCATATTCCATGCGTCATAATACGATTTGAATAA
- a CDS encoding RDD family protein — MEHFILRTEAFIIDAIVVTLLTALVDNILYIILSLLNVSIALAAYPYIVLVLVTMIYFTIFEAKTNKTIGKKIAHLYVSDSEGYMSYKKAFVRNLTKLFWVPIIFDILIGKILNYPSRLFDKIAGTDVYSDKELEVVE, encoded by the coding sequence ATGGAACATTTTATATTAAGAACAGAGGCTTTTATTATTGATGCTATAGTAGTAACATTACTAACAGCACTAGTAGATAATATATTATACATAATATTATCTCTGCTAAATGTTTCTATAGCTTTAGCAGCATATCCATACATAGTTTTAGTATTAGTAACTATGATATACTTCACAATATTTGAAGCTAAAACAAATAAGACTATAGGTAAGAAGATAGCTCATTTATATGTTTCAGATAGTGAAGGATATATGAGTTATAAAAAAGCATTTGTAAGAAATTTAACTAAATTATTTTGGGTGCCAATTATCTTTGATATCCTAATTGGAAAAATATTAAATTACCCATCAAGGTTATTTGATAAGATAGCAGGTACAGACGTCTATTCTGATAAAGAATTAGAAGTAGTAGAATAA
- the larE gene encoding ATP-dependent sacrificial sulfur transferase LarE: MKTEQKIKKLEDYLKNKKCVLAFSAGSDSTLLAYILSKVSPNSLLATIDNNMMPREFIGYTEKKAEKLGLNHKVIKINFLEDPEFISNNPERCYNCRKIMYKNIQDLPEFNEYDYFLEGTNLTDLLEDRPGILVRKQYNMTSPLIECEITKDDVYEMIDYLNLEYSNNTTCLATRIKTNENVNQEKLDLVYEAEELVKKYIKQENIRVRFDNYTATISVDNPLDILEPALLKTLRDKLQNMGFKKVCLDITGYSKTNLTFKIDEDNTYYYILPYTINLEKTYDNIKEDPNINKNTSKNETKIQYGDVTINKNGKVNISPSDNVTSKFNKVLTKIERDL, translated from the coding sequence ATGAAAACAGAACAAAAAATAAAAAAACTAGAAGATTATTTAAAGAATAAAAAATGTGTACTAGCATTTAGTGCAGGATCAGACAGTACACTCCTAGCATATATCCTATCAAAGGTAAGTCCAAACTCACTACTAGCAACAATAGACAACAATATGATGCCAAGAGAATTTATAGGATATACTGAGAAAAAAGCAGAAAAACTAGGATTAAATCACAAAGTAATCAAAATAAACTTCCTAGAAGACCCTGAATTCATATCAAACAATCCTGAAAGATGCTATAACTGTAGAAAAATAATGTACAAGAACATACAAGATTTACCAGAATTCAATGAATATGATTATTTCCTAGAAGGAACAAATTTAACAGATTTATTAGAAGATAGACCAGGTATACTCGTACGAAAACAATATAATATGACAAGTCCATTAATAGAATGCGAAATAACAAAAGATGATGTATACGAAATGATTGACTACTTAAATCTTGAATATTCTAACAATACAACATGCTTAGCAACAAGAATAAAAACAAATGAAAATGTTAATCAAGAAAAACTAGACCTGGTTTATGAAGCAGAAGAACTAGTAAAAAAATATATAAAACAAGAAAATATAAGAGTCAGATTTGATAATTACACTGCTACAATATCTGTGGATAACCCTCTAGACATACTTGAACCAGCACTATTAAAAACATTAAGAGACAAGCTACAAAACATGGGATTTAAAAAAGTATGTCTTGATATAACAGGATATTCTAAAACAAATCTCACATTTAAAATTGACGAGGATAACACCTATTATTACATATTACCATATACAATAAATTTAGAAAAAACCTATGATAATATAAAAGAAGACCCTAACATAAATAAAAACACTAGTAAAAATGAAACAAAAATACAGTATGGTGACGTTACAATAAATAAAAATGGAAAAGTCAATATATCACCATCAGATAACGTTACTAGTAAATTTAATAAAGTATTGACTAAAATTGAACGAGACCTATAG
- the hypE gene encoding hydrogenase expression/formation protein HypE: protein MAYNDDKINMVHGAGGEVMQDMISDIILGNISKTSVNGGIGLEALDDSATIPIDDEHVVVTTIDSHTVDPIFFPGGDIGRISAAGTLNDVSVMGVKPVSLNNAMVISEGFEQSDLEKIIKSMNATCEEVGAAIITGDTKVIDSDKLDNIIITTAGIGIGRKDEVVTDSGLEVGDKVIITGSVGDHGMAIMSKREGFGYDTELKSDVAPVWSMVEAAKKVGTITAMKDPTRGGIANALNEMANKASVGMRLDEEKIPIKPEVNAVSEMLGIDPFEVANEGKIVMGVKADTAEDVLQAIQKTKYGKDAQIIGEVTEGKHVIMETVIGGERLVEPPIADPVPRVC from the coding sequence ATGGCATACAATGACGATAAGATAAACATGGTTCATGGAGCTGGTGGAGAAGTAATGCAAGATATGATATCTGATATTATTTTAGGTAATATTTCAAAAACTAGTGTAAACGGGGGTATTGGTCTAGAAGCATTAGACGATAGTGCGACCATACCAATTGATGACGAGCATGTAGTTGTAACAACAATAGACAGTCATACAGTAGACCCAATATTTTTCCCAGGAGGAGATATAGGAAGAATATCAGCTGCAGGTACATTAAATGATGTTTCAGTAATGGGAGTTAAACCAGTATCATTAAATAATGCTATGGTTATAAGTGAAGGATTCGAACAATCAGATTTAGAGAAAATCATAAAATCCATGAATGCTACATGTGAAGAAGTAGGAGCTGCAATAATTACAGGAGATACAAAAGTAATTGACAGTGATAAACTAGATAATATTATCATAACTACTGCAGGAATAGGAATTGGTAGAAAAGATGAAGTTGTAACTGATTCTGGTCTAGAAGTAGGAGATAAAGTAATAATCACTGGTAGTGTTGGAGATCATGGAATGGCTATCATGTCTAAACGGGAAGGATTTGGATATGATACAGAGCTTAAATCAGATGTAGCACCAGTATGGAGTATGGTTGAAGCAGCTAAAAAAGTTGGAACAATAACAGCTATGAAAGACCCTACACGTGGTGGAATAGCTAATGCTTTAAATGAAATGGCTAATAAAGCTTCAGTAGGTATGAGATTAGACGAAGAAAAAATACCTATTAAACCAGAAGTAAATGCAGTATCTGAAATGTTAGGTATTGACCCATTTGAAGTAGCAAACGAAGGTAAAATAGTAATGGGTGTAAAAGCTGACACAGCCGAAGATGTATTACAAGCAATACAAAAAACAAAATATGGTAAAGATGCACAAATTATAGGAGAAGTTACAGAAGGTAAACACGTTATCATGGAGACAGTCATTGGAGGAGAAAGACTAGTAGAACCACCAATAGCTGACCCAGTACCAAGAGTATGTTAA
- a CDS encoding CBS domain-containing protein: protein MKISEIMTEDVQFGTIPGTISSIYEILREQKLSGVPIVKKQTGELAGVITRSDLIKNPDEDQVAMVMSRNPITAAPSEDVTSVVRKMINNNIRRVPITEDNKIIGIVTSADITNKALWKINNTEPIEKYMVRNVPTVWEKTPLPVAYSITSFFNFKSVIALTDESKASGILTETDFINESEVVEEQTVHNSSVSTEGDKWTWNSQSVMYILKNKLQFSDKLVKDVINDKLISVTRKTSVKECANILRQNNIEQVPVLNMADEPIGLIRASDLMHAMIE, encoded by the coding sequence ATGAAAATAAGTGAAATAATGACAGAGGATGTTCAGTTCGGAACAATACCTGGAACTATTAGTAGCATATATGAAATTTTAAGAGAACAAAAATTATCAGGAGTACCAATAGTTAAAAAACAGACTGGTGAATTAGCAGGGGTAATAACAAGATCTGACCTTATTAAAAATCCGGATGAAGATCAAGTTGCAATGGTCATGTCAAGAAATCCAATAACAGCAGCACCATCAGAGGATGTAACTTCAGTAGTTCGTAAAATGATTAATAATAATATTCGTAGAGTACCTATCACTGAGGATAATAAAATCATAGGAATAGTTACTTCCGCAGATATTACTAATAAAGCATTATGGAAAATTAATAACACGGAACCTATAGAAAAATACATGGTACGTAATGTACCAACAGTATGGGAGAAAACACCCTTACCTGTAGCTTACTCTATCACAAGTTTCTTTAATTTTAAATCTGTAATTGCATTAACTGATGAAAGTAAAGCTTCAGGAATTTTAACAGAAACAGACTTTATTAATGAAAGTGAAGTTGTAGAAGAACAAACTGTTCATAATAGTTCTGTAAGTACTGAGGGAGATAAGTGGACATGGAATAGTCAGAGTGTAATGTATATACTTAAAAATAAATTACAATTCTCTGATAAATTGGTTAAAGATGTTATTAATGATAAATTAATTTCAGTTACACGTAAAACATCTGTTAAAGAATGTGCTAATATTTTAAGACAGAATAATATAGAACAAGTACCAGTTTTAAATATGGCTGATGAGCCAATAGGTCTTATAAGGGCTAGTGATTTAATGCATGCTATGATTGAATAG
- a CDS encoding TfuA-related McrA-glycine thioamidation protein — protein MMNIVIYTGLSISFNEAKSILDADYRPPVKRGDIYRLLEENDDIDVIGIIDGVFHQSPAVAHKEILKALKEDITVVGGASMGALRACELYPFGMIGVGNIFNDYKTGVIDSDDDVAVALNPDTLEQMSESWINIKYNLDLAKESRIITGDDEKELLSIAKDTYYPKRSFEYTFKKSSLSPEKITPLTNYINTNKFDIKHDDAKKVIEYIKKINEKNE, from the coding sequence ATGATGAATATTGTAATATATACTGGACTATCAATATCATTTAATGAAGCTAAATCTATACTTGATGCTGATTATCGTCCACCAGTTAAAAGAGGAGATATTTACAGGTTACTGGAAGAAAATGATGATATTGATGTTATAGGTATAATTGATGGTGTATTTCATCAAAGTCCTGCTGTGGCTCATAAAGAGATATTAAAAGCTCTTAAGGAAGACATTACTGTTGTTGGTGGAGCTAGTATGGGTGCTCTTAGAGCATGTGAATTATATCCTTTTGGAATGATTGGTGTTGGTAATATCTTTAATGATTATAAAACGGGTGTTATTGATTCTGATGATGATGTTGCTGTTGCTCTTAATCCTGATACTTTAGAACAAATGTCTGAATCATGGATCAATATTAAATATAACTTGGATTTAGCTAAGGAATCTAGGATTATTACTGGTGATGATGAGAAAGAATTATTATCTATTGCTAAAGATACTTATTATCCTAAACGTTCTTTTGAATATACTTTTAAAAAATCTAGTTTATCCCCTGAAAAAATAACACCGTTAACTAATTATATTAATACAAATAAATTTGATATTAAACACGATGACGCTAAAAAAGTTATAGAATACATTAAAAAAATAAACGAAAAAAATGAGTAA
- a CDS encoding 30S ribosomal protein S8e, whose translation MAIWQGSSLRRPSGARSRRNKNKRNAEFGRSAANTRIGDEVKKEIVARGNCTKTRATVANRINVIDPKDNSSKNVEILTVLENSANSHFVRRNIITKGAIVETELGKVRITSRPGQKGIVNGVLIE comes from the coding sequence ATGGCAATATGGCAAGGAAGCTCCCTAAGAAGACCATCAGGAGCAAGATCAAGAAGAAACAAAAACAAAAGAAATGCTGAATTCGGAAGAAGTGCAGCAAACACAAGAATTGGAGACGAAGTTAAAAAAGAAATAGTAGCAAGAGGAAACTGTACAAAAACAAGAGCTACTGTTGCAAACAGAATCAATGTTATTGATCCTAAAGATAACTCCAGTAAAAATGTTGAAATACTAACTGTACTTGAAAATAGTGCTAACAGCCACTTTGTAAGAAGAAACATCATCACAAAAGGTGCAATAGTTGAAACAGAACTTGGTAAAGTAAGAATCACATCAAGACCAGGTCAAAAAGGAATAGTTAACGGTGTATTAATCGAATGA
- a CDS encoding DNA polymerase domain-containing protein, with product MSIPTKIEEQVTELLSSINQNLPSDMELELEGYYDRGFFVTKKRYAVINDGVITVKGLELVRRDWAPVAKKTQENVLEAILKDASPKKAKKIVKNIIDKLNKGEVENEDLVIHTKLTKKPENYKQIAPHVIAAEKLRLHGQKVTSGSIIRYIITKGKGPISKRAEPVEYIEDKEYDPEYYIQNQVLPATLRILEAIGYSEEQIMNNEKQTSLDSFF from the coding sequence ATGAGTATTCCAACAAAAATCGAAGAGCAGGTTACGGAGCTACTGAGCTCCATAAACCAAAACCTTCCATCAGACATGGAACTTGAATTGGAAGGCTATTATGACAGAGGCTTTTTCGTAACTAAAAAACGGTATGCTGTCATTAACGATGGCGTTATTACTGTTAAAGGCTTAGAATTAGTTCGTAGAGACTGGGCGCCGGTTGCTAAGAAAACACAAGAGAATGTATTAGAAGCTATACTCAAAGATGCTTCACCTAAAAAAGCAAAAAAGATAGTGAAAAATATCATTGATAAATTAAACAAAGGTGAAGTTGAAAACGAAGATCTTGTGATACATACTAAATTAACTAAAAAACCAGAAAATTATAAACAAATAGCTCCTCATGTAATAGCTGCAGAAAAACTACGTTTACATGGACAGAAAGTTACAAGTGGTTCAATAATTAGGTATATTATTACAAAAGGCAAAGGACCTATCAGTAAACGTGCTGAACCTGTAGAATACATTGAAGATAAAGAGTATGACCCTGAGTATTACATTCAAAATCAGGTTTTACCAGCAACATTACGTATTCTTGAAGCTATAGGTTATTCTGAAGAACAGATAATGAATAATGAAAAACAAACAAGTTTAGATAGCTTCTTTTAA
- the serS gene encoding serine--tRNA ligase: protein MLDIKLFREEPDKIIESEKKRFRDTVNVEKVIEYDNLWRDGLKRLNDLRSEKNKLSKSFKQAKKEGNIQEVISKSKQVAADIKELEPKIEEYEKTRDEYRYKVGNIIDDKVPISDTEDDNEIIRKVGELPSFDFKPLNHVDLIEAIDGADTKIAGEVSGSRFYYLKQDILFLNLALIQFALNELTNKGYTPLQTPFFIKSEVAEETSELGEFEETLYKVENEDLYLIATAEQTLAALHRNEIIPSEDLPLKYCALSTCFRKEAGSHGKDTLGIFRVHQFEKVEQFIYSTPEESEKEHQKLLEVTEGIYQKLGLPYQIVAIVSSALNDNAAIKYDLEAWFPGSATYRELVSCTNCKDYQARKINTRVGKAGAGDAQILHTLNSTAIATERTICCILENYQQEDGSIKVPDVLVPYMNGQTVIKSRN, encoded by the coding sequence TTGTTAGATATAAAACTATTCAGAGAAGAACCAGATAAAATTATTGAATCTGAGAAGAAGCGATTTAGAGATACAGTTAACGTAGAAAAAGTTATAGAATATGATAACCTATGGAGAGATGGATTAAAAAGGTTAAATGATTTAAGATCTGAAAAAAACAAGTTATCTAAATCATTTAAACAAGCAAAAAAAGAAGGAAATATTCAGGAAGTTATAAGTAAATCTAAACAAGTAGCTGCAGATATTAAAGAATTAGAACCAAAGATTGAAGAATATGAGAAAACACGTGATGAATACAGATATAAAGTAGGAAACATTATTGATGACAAAGTTCCTATCTCTGATACTGAAGATGACAATGAAATTATAAGAAAAGTTGGAGAACTTCCATCATTTGATTTCAAGCCATTAAATCATGTAGACTTAATTGAAGCAATTGATGGTGCAGATACTAAAATAGCTGGTGAAGTTTCTGGTTCCAGATTTTATTATCTAAAACAAGATATACTCTTCCTCAATTTAGCATTAATACAATTTGCTTTAAACGAATTAACAAATAAGGGATACACACCTCTACAAACACCATTTTTCATAAAAAGTGAGGTAGCTGAGGAAACATCAGAATTAGGTGAATTTGAAGAAACATTGTACAAAGTAGAAAATGAGGATTTGTATTTAATTGCTACAGCAGAACAAACATTAGCAGCACTACATAGAAATGAGATAATTCCATCTGAGGATTTACCATTAAAATACTGTGCTTTATCTACATGTTTTAGAAAAGAAGCAGGTTCACATGGAAAAGATACATTAGGTATTTTCAGAGTTCATCAATTTGAAAAAGTTGAACAATTTATCTACTCAACACCTGAAGAATCCGAAAAAGAACATCAAAAACTATTAGAAGTAACCGAAGGTATATACCAAAAGCTTGGATTACCATACCAAATAGTTGCAATAGTATCCTCTGCATTAAATGATAATGCAGCAATAAAATATGACTTAGAAGCATGGTTCCCAGGTTCTGCTACCTATCGTGAACTAGTATCATGTACAAATTGTAAGGATTATCAGGCAAGAAAAATTAACACAAGAGTAGGTAAAGCTGGTGCTGGTGATGCACAGATATTACATACATTAAATAGTACAGCTATTGCTACTGAAAGAACAATTTGTTGTATATTAGAAAATTATCAACAAGAAGATGGTAGTATAAAAGTACCTGATGTATTAGTACCATACATGAATGGTCAAACAGTAATAAAATCAAGAAATTAA
- a CDS encoding TIGR00295 family protein, with protein MSKVDKLIKNVYKELECSEYIIDHSNTVYKRTKDITKYYNNVDKDLIKAGAKLHDVGRTVTNGIKHAYIGADLLRDLDVDEKICKITERHIGAGISAKEAKDLGLPDRKYIPKTLEEKIVAHADNLVHGVKFVDIDFVIKKWTKKGMSQESIDRLIKLDNELMNR; from the coding sequence ATGTCAAAAGTAGACAAGTTAATAAAAAACGTTTATAAAGAATTAGAATGTTCTGAATACATTATTGATCATTCCAATACTGTATATAAAAGAACAAAAGATATTACAAAATATTATAATAATGTTGACAAAGATTTGATTAAAGCTGGTGCTAAACTTCATGACGTCGGCAGAACTGTAACTAATGGTATAAAACATGCATATATTGGGGCAGACCTGCTAAGAGACCTGGACGTTGATGAAAAAATATGTAAAATTACTGAGCGTCATATTGGTGCTGGTATAAGTGCCAAAGAAGCAAAAGATTTAGGATTACCTGATAGAAAATATATTCCTAAAACTTTAGAAGAGAAAATTGTTGCACATGCTGATAATTTAGTTCATGGAGTTAAATTTGTTGATATAGACTTTGTGATTAAGAAATGGACAAAAAAAGGAATGTCACAGGAGTCTATAGATAGACTTATAAAATTAGATAATGAACTTATGAATAGATGA
- the tfe gene encoding transcription factor E, which yields MAKKKIEYKFDYDSKFLNEHNVKKLAYELSHDADNSEKILDCLFTAEATDEQIAEATGIKLNVVRRILYKFFDAGMANYTRKKDPETQWFTYYWRFDSRKAAQLLEKEYNQHNKEIKDSLDYEENNMFFVCPNGCRYPFDEAAEYQFVCPRCNEKLEYKDNTDIINDLKKLESSYTINE from the coding sequence ATGGCAAAGAAAAAGATTGAATATAAATTTGATTATGATTCTAAATTCTTGAATGAACACAACGTCAAAAAATTAGCATATGAACTAAGCCATGACGCTGATAACAGTGAAAAGATATTAGACTGTTTATTTACTGCTGAAGCTACTGATGAACAAATAGCTGAAGCTACAGGTATTAAACTAAATGTTGTTAGAAGAATATTATACAAGTTCTTTGATGCTGGTATGGCAAATTATACAAGGAAAAAAGACCCAGAAACACAATGGTTCACATATTATTGGAGATTTGATTCTAGAAAAGCTGCACAACTACTAGAAAAAGAATATAATCAGCATAACAAGGAAATTAAAGATTCATTAGATTATGAAGAGAATAACATGTTCTTTGTATGTCCAAATGGTTGCAGATACCCATTTGATGAGGCTGCTGAATACCAATTTGTATGTCCAAGATGTAATGAAAAATTAGAATACAAAGACAATACGGACATAATTAATGATCTTAAAAAATTAGAATCATCATATACTATAAATGAATAA
- a CDS encoding ABC1 kinase family protein has product MKLWDSKQDLSRMNEIIKVLAKYGFEGIAQHLTDKDIKYLPVEKFFPPQDTPIDMNTRIRLVLQDLGTTFIKLGQTLSTYPELIGFELADELSNLQESAPVDDFEKVKESIESEFSKPLEDIFDEFSEKPIASASIGQVHTAYLNNKQVAIKVQHPNIQNTVNSDIRIMKLIANTLNSNLAITKSYNLPGMVEVFEKDIRKELDYKFEAMNAVHLKELLKNDEVYVPKIYLEYCTDKVLVMEYLDGVSLNKVLEAPKGTYNNEKIALRGADSFIKQILVYGFYHADPHPGNIFVLNKDTVAFVDFGMMGHLDRDLRDDLAKLFILVSDGDAKLLTKQLYYMDIIKDRKYLKDIENEIIQILDKYYGVQFNDITGVLKDLAQSHILRKYNLVLPRDMMMVIRTITMVDDVGRSLDPGFNTTEILKPYAKRMLIDNLKPENLSRKTLEYYIDTQNLTKKIPNSLLNLLNVLEDGKLKLSLEYAELEKLMTMLSRMVNELVLAIITAALLVGSSLIMQTNKGILIMGYPFLGFVGFVFSAMLGIVLIIMIIRRGNY; this is encoded by the coding sequence ATGAAACTCTGGGATAGTAAACAAGATCTTTCAAGAATGAATGAAATTATAAAAGTTCTTGCAAAATATGGATTTGAAGGTATTGCTCAGCATTTAACTGATAAAGACATCAAATATCTGCCTGTAGAGAAATTCTTTCCTCCTCAGGATACACCTATAGATATGAATACTCGTATTAGACTAGTTTTACAAGATTTAGGAACAACATTCATAAAATTAGGTCAAACATTAAGTACATATCCAGAGTTAATTGGTTTTGAGTTAGCTGATGAATTATCTAATTTACAAGAATCAGCTCCCGTAGATGATTTTGAAAAAGTCAAAGAAAGTATAGAATCTGAGTTTTCAAAACCATTAGAGGATATTTTTGATGAATTTAGTGAAAAACCAATAGCATCAGCAAGTATTGGTCAAGTACATACAGCATACTTGAATAATAAGCAAGTTGCTATAAAAGTTCAACATCCTAATATTCAGAACACTGTAAATAGTGATATTAGAATAATGAAACTAATAGCAAATACTCTTAACAGTAATTTAGCAATTACCAAATCATATAATCTTCCAGGAATGGTTGAAGTATTCGAGAAAGATATAAGAAAAGAATTAGATTATAAGTTTGAAGCAATGAATGCAGTGCATCTTAAAGAGTTATTAAAGAATGATGAAGTATATGTACCTAAAATCTATCTTGAATACTGTACTGATAAAGTATTGGTAATGGAATACCTTGACGGTGTTAGTCTCAATAAAGTATTAGAAGCACCAAAAGGCACATATAATAATGAAAAAATAGCATTAAGGGGTGCTGATTCTTTTATTAAACAAATTCTAGTTTATGGATTTTATCATGCAGACCCTCATCCCGGAAACATATTCGTATTAAATAAGGATACTGTAGCATTTGTAGATTTCGGCATGATGGGTCATTTAGATAGGGATTTACGAGATGATTTAGCTAAATTATTTATACTAGTCTCAGATGGAGATGCAAAATTACTAACCAAACAATTATATTACATGGACATAATCAAGGATAGAAAATATCTAAAGGATATTGAAAATGAAATTATACAAATATTAGATAAATATTATGGTGTACAGTTTAATGATATTACTGGAGTATTAAAAGACTTGGCACAAAGTCATATCCTACGTAAATATAACTTAGTATTACCAAGAGATATGATGATGGTAATAAGAACAATAACAATGGTTGATGATGTAGGCAGATCATTAGATCCAGGTTTTAACACAACGGAAATATTAAAACCATATGCAAAGAGGATGCTAATAGATAATCTTAAACCGGAAAATTTGTCTAGGAAAACATTAGAATATTACATCGACACACAAAATTTAACAAAAAAAATACCTAATTCATTATTAAATCTATTAAATGTATTAGAAGATGGAAAATTAAAATTATCCTTAGAATACGCTGAATTAGAAAAATTAATGACCATGTTATCCAGGATGGTGAATGAATTAGTATTAGCAATAATAACAGCAGCATTACTTGTTGGTTCATCATTGATTATGCAAACAAATAAAGGTATCTTAATAATGGGTTATCCATTTTTAGGATTTGTAGGATTTGTATTCAGTGCAATGCTGGGAATAGTATTAATAATAATGATTATTAGACGTGGAAATTACTAA